A window of Pantoea agglomerans contains these coding sequences:
- the pyrG gene encoding glutamine hydrolyzing CTP synthase, giving the protein MTTNYIFVTGGVVSSLGKGIAAASLAAILEARGLNVTIMKLDPYINVDPGTMSPTQHGEVFVTDDGAETDLDLGHYERFIRTKMTRRNNFTTGRIYSEVLRKERRGDYLGATIQVIPHITNAIKERIIEGGEGHDVVLVEIGGTVGDIESLPFLEAIRQMAVDVGREHTMYMHLTLVPYMAAAGEVKTKPTQHSVKELLSIGIQPDVLICRSDRAVPANERAKIALFCNVPEKAVISLKDVDSIYKIPGLLKSQGLDDYICKRFNLNAPEANLSEWEQVIYEEANPGGEVTIGMVGKYVELPDAYKSVIEALKHGGLKNRVTVNIKLIDSQDVETRGVEILKDLDAILIPGGFGYRGVEGKLMTAQYARENNVPYLGICLGMQVALMEFARNVVGMEGANSTEFVPDCKYPVVALITEWRDENGNVEQRTETSDLGGTMRLGSQQCQLTPDSKVRQLYGSDTIVERHRHRYEVNNLLLKPIEAAGLRIAGRSGDDQLVEIIEIPNHPWFVACQFHPEFTSTPRDGHPLFAGFVKAAQDHQKRLAK; this is encoded by the coding sequence ATGACAACGAATTATATTTTTGTGACCGGCGGGGTCGTTTCCTCTCTGGGTAAAGGCATTGCCGCAGCCTCCCTCGCAGCCATTCTCGAAGCACGTGGTCTCAACGTGACCATCATGAAGCTGGATCCCTACATCAACGTCGATCCGGGCACCATGAGCCCTACCCAGCACGGTGAAGTCTTTGTCACCGACGACGGGGCCGAAACCGATTTGGATTTGGGTCACTACGAGCGCTTCATCCGCACCAAAATGACGCGCCGCAACAACTTCACCACGGGTCGTATCTACTCTGAAGTGCTGCGTAAAGAGCGCCGCGGCGACTATCTCGGCGCGACCATTCAGGTTATCCCGCATATCACCAACGCCATTAAAGAACGCATTATCGAAGGTGGCGAAGGTCACGACGTGGTGCTGGTAGAGATTGGTGGCACCGTTGGCGATATCGAATCGCTGCCGTTCCTGGAGGCGATTCGCCAGATGGCGGTTGACGTCGGTCGCGAACACACCATGTATATGCACCTGACGCTGGTGCCTTATATGGCGGCGGCGGGCGAAGTGAAAACCAAGCCGACCCAGCACTCGGTAAAAGAGCTGCTCTCTATCGGCATCCAGCCGGACGTGCTGATCTGCCGTTCCGACCGCGCCGTACCGGCTAACGAACGCGCCAAAATTGCGCTGTTCTGTAACGTGCCGGAAAAAGCGGTTATCTCGCTGAAAGATGTCGATTCCATCTACAAAATCCCGGGCCTGCTGAAATCGCAGGGTCTGGATGACTATATCTGCAAGCGCTTCAACCTCAATGCGCCGGAAGCTAACCTGTCCGAGTGGGAACAGGTAATCTACGAAGAGGCCAATCCGGGCGGCGAAGTGACCATCGGCATGGTCGGCAAATATGTTGAACTGCCGGACGCCTATAAATCGGTGATTGAAGCGCTGAAGCACGGCGGCCTGAAAAATCGCGTAACGGTCAATATCAAGCTGATCGATTCGCAGGACGTTGAGACGCGCGGCGTCGAAATTTTGAAAGATCTGGATGCGATTCTGATCCCCGGCGGCTTCGGCTACCGTGGCGTGGAAGGCAAGCTGATGACCGCGCAGTACGCGCGCGAAAACAACGTGCCTTATCTGGGCATCTGCCTCGGCATGCAGGTTGCGCTGATGGAGTTCGCGCGCAACGTCGTCGGGATGGAAGGCGCCAACTCCACTGAATTTGTGCCAGACTGTAAATACCCGGTGGTGGCGTTAATCACCGAATGGCGCGACGAAAACGGCAATGTGGAACAGCGTACGGAAACCAGCGACCTGGGCGGCACCATGCGCCTCGGCAGCCAGCAGTGCCAGCTGACGCCGGACAGCAAAGTCCGTCAGCTGTACGGTTCCGATACCATTGTTGAGCGCCATCGCCACCGCTACGAAGTCAACAATCTGCTGCTGAAGCCGATTGAAGCCGCAGGGCTGCGCATTGCCGGACGTTCTGGCGACGACCAGCTGGTCGAGATCATCGAGATCCCGAACCACCCCTGGTTTGTGGCTTGCCAGTTCCACCCGGAGTTCACGTCAACACCGCGCGACGGTCATCCGCTGTTCGCCGGCTTTGTTAAGGCCGCGCAGGATCACCAGAAGCGTTTAGCGAAGTAA
- the eno gene encoding phosphopyruvate hydratase has protein sequence MAKIVKVIGREIIDSRGNPTVEAEVHLEGGFVGLAAAPSGASTGSREALELRDGDKSRFLGKGVTKAVAAVNGPIADAVKGKDAKDQANIDKIMIDLDGTENKSNFGANAILAVSLAAAKAAAASKGQPLYEHIAELNGTPGKFSMPLPMMNIINGGEHADNNVDIQEFMIQPVGASTVKEAIRMGSEVFHHLAKVLKAKGMNTAVGDEGGYAPNLGSNAEALAVIAEAVKAAGYELGKDITLAMDCAASEFYKDGKYVLAGEGNKAFTSEEFTHFLEDLTKQYPIVSIEDGLDESDWNGFAYQTKVLGDKIQLVGDDLFVTNTKILKEGIEKGIANSILIKFNQIGSLTETLAAIKMAKDAGYTAVISHRSGETEDATIADLAVGTAAGQIKTGSMSRSDRVAKYNQLIRIEEALGSKAPFNGLKEVKGQA, from the coding sequence ATGGCCAAAATCGTTAAAGTCATCGGTCGCGAAATCATCGACTCCCGCGGCAACCCGACTGTAGAAGCGGAAGTACATCTGGAAGGTGGTTTTGTTGGTCTGGCAGCGGCACCGTCAGGCGCTTCTACCGGTTCACGCGAGGCGCTGGAGCTGCGCGACGGCGACAAATCTCGTTTCCTGGGCAAAGGCGTGACTAAAGCAGTTGCTGCGGTTAACGGTCCGATTGCGGATGCGGTAAAAGGCAAAGACGCGAAAGATCAGGCGAACATCGATAAAATCATGATCGACCTGGACGGTACTGAAAACAAATCCAACTTCGGCGCAAACGCCATTCTGGCGGTATCGCTGGCTGCGGCGAAAGCGGCAGCAGCCTCTAAAGGTCAGCCGCTGTATGAGCACATCGCTGAGCTGAACGGCACCCCGGGCAAATTCTCAATGCCGCTGCCGATGATGAACATCATCAACGGTGGTGAGCACGCCGACAACAACGTCGACATCCAGGAGTTCATGATCCAGCCGGTTGGCGCTTCAACAGTGAAAGAAGCGATCCGCATGGGTTCTGAAGTGTTCCATCACCTGGCGAAAGTGCTGAAGGCGAAAGGCATGAACACCGCTGTTGGCGACGAAGGCGGCTATGCGCCGAACCTGGGTTCCAACGCTGAAGCGCTGGCCGTTATCGCAGAAGCGGTAAAAGCAGCAGGCTACGAGCTGGGCAAAGACATCACCCTGGCGATGGACTGCGCGGCATCTGAATTCTACAAAGACGGCAAATATGTGCTGGCTGGCGAAGGCAACAAAGCCTTTACCTCTGAAGAGTTCACCCACTTCCTGGAAGATCTGACCAAACAGTATCCGATCGTCTCTATCGAAGATGGTCTGGACGAGTCAGACTGGAACGGCTTTGCTTACCAGACTAAAGTGCTGGGCGACAAAATCCAGCTGGTGGGCGACGACCTGTTCGTAACCAACACCAAAATCCTGAAAGAAGGTATCGAGAAAGGCATCGCTAACTCCATCCTGATCAAATTCAACCAGATCGGTTCTCTGACCGAAACCCTGGCGGCGATCAAAATGGCGAAAGACGCAGGCTACACCGCGGTGATTTCACACCGTTCAGGTGAGACCGAAGATGCCACCATCGCTGACCTGGCGGTCGGTACTGCTGCAGGCCAGATCAAAACCGGTTCTATGAGCCGTTCTGACCGCGTGGCTAAGTACAACCAGCTGATCCGTATCGAAGAAGCGCTGGGTTCAAAAGCGCCGTTCAACGGTCTGAAAGAAGTGAAAGGCCAGGCGTAA
- the queE gene encoding 7-carboxy-7-deazaguanine synthase QueE: MQYPINEMFQTLQGEGFYTGVPAIFIRLQGCPVGCSWCDTKHTWEKLADRETALGDILVKTVETDAWGNADEALLIETIQRQGWTARHVVITGGEPSIYDLRPLTTALEAHGFQCQIETSGTHEVHCSEKTWVTVSPKVNMRGGYDVLAQALQRADEIKHPVARERDVEALDALLATLSDSKARVIALQPISRKDEATKLCIETCIARNWRLSMQTHKYLNIA; this comes from the coding sequence ATGCAATACCCGATTAACGAAATGTTCCAGACGCTGCAGGGAGAGGGATTTTATACCGGCGTTCCGGCCATCTTTATTCGCTTACAGGGATGTCCGGTGGGTTGTAGCTGGTGTGATACCAAACATACCTGGGAGAAACTGGCCGATCGGGAAACGGCGCTGGGCGATATTCTGGTCAAAACGGTGGAGACCGATGCCTGGGGCAACGCCGATGAGGCGCTGCTGATTGAGACTATTCAGCGTCAGGGCTGGACGGCGCGCCATGTGGTGATCACCGGCGGCGAGCCGTCGATTTACGACCTGCGTCCGCTGACCACAGCCTTAGAAGCGCACGGCTTTCAGTGCCAGATTGAAACCAGCGGCACGCATGAAGTGCACTGCTCCGAGAAAACCTGGGTCACGGTATCGCCAAAGGTAAATATGCGCGGCGGCTATGATGTGCTGGCGCAGGCGCTGCAGCGCGCGGATGAGATCAAACATCCGGTGGCGCGCGAGCGCGACGTCGAGGCGCTGGATGCACTGCTGGCAACGCTGAGCGACAGCAAAGCCCGCGTGATTGCGCTACAGCCGATCAGCCGTAAAGATGAGGCGACGAAGCTTTGCATCGAAACCTGCATCGCGCGCAACTGGCGTTTATCGATGCAGACCCACAAATATCTCAATATCGCCTGA
- a CDS encoding inorganic diphosphatase, translating into MNPKRLAAFALLFTASAAVQAQNVLDFPQPDNVPDEFYAVTEIPAGGTIKYETDAKTGFIVADRFQSMPVAYPANYGSLTQSLGGDNDPLDVIFYSRAPLQPGTLIKLRPIGVLKMIDGGEVDDKIVAVPTSKIDPTYDDIKSMSDLPKMEQARLEAFFRVYKQLPEGRKKVELNGFESAEVAKSEIKKAFDAYKAKQ; encoded by the coding sequence ATGAACCCGAAACGCCTTGCCGCCTTCGCGCTGCTTTTTACCGCCTCTGCCGCCGTTCAGGCGCAAAACGTACTCGACTTCCCCCAGCCGGACAACGTGCCGGATGAGTTCTACGCCGTCACCGAAATTCCGGCCGGCGGCACCATCAAATATGAGACCGATGCCAAAACCGGCTTTATCGTCGCGGATCGCTTTCAGTCGATGCCGGTCGCTTATCCGGCAAACTACGGATCCCTGACGCAGTCGCTGGGCGGCGATAACGATCCCCTCGACGTGATCTTCTATAGCCGCGCGCCGCTGCAGCCTGGGACGCTGATCAAACTGCGCCCCATCGGCGTGCTGAAGATGATCGACGGCGGCGAAGTGGACGATAAGATCGTCGCGGTGCCGACCAGCAAAATCGATCCAACCTATGACGATATCAAGAGCATGAGCGATCTGCCGAAGATGGAGCAGGCGCGCCTTGAGGCCTTTTTTCGCGTTTATAAACAGCTGCCGGAAGGGCGCAAGAAGGTGGAGCTAAACGGATTTGAAAGCGCCGAGGTGGCGAAGAGCGAGATCAAGAAGGCGTTTGACGCCTATAAAGCGAAGCAGTGA
- the queD gene encoding 6-carboxytetrahydropterin synthase QueD — protein sequence MSTTLFKEFQFEAAHHLPNVPEGHKCGRLHGHSFLVRLEITGEVDAHTGWVMDFAELKAAFKPLYDRLDHNYLNDIPGLENPTSEVLAKWIWDEMKPLLPELSAVMIKETCTAGCVYKG from the coding sequence ATGTCTACCACACTGTTTAAAGAGTTCCAGTTCGAAGCCGCTCACCATTTGCCTAACGTCCCGGAAGGACACAAATGCGGCCGCCTGCATGGCCATTCGTTTCTGGTGCGACTGGAAATTACCGGCGAAGTGGACGCGCATACCGGCTGGGTGATGGATTTCGCCGAACTGAAAGCGGCCTTCAAGCCGCTTTACGACCGCCTCGATCATAACTATCTGAACGACATCCCGGGTCTTGAAAACCCCACCAGCGAAGTGCTGGCGAAATGGATTTGGGATGAGATGAAGCCGCTGCTGCCTGAGCTGAGCGCGGTGATGATCAAAGAGACCTGCACCGCAGGCTGCGTCTACAAAGGGTAA
- the cysJ gene encoding NADPH-dependent assimilatory sulfite reductase flavoprotein subunit produces the protein MTTQAPPGSLLPLNPEQLARLQAATTDFSPTQLAWLSGYFWGMINQTPGSVAASAPAAAEIPAITLISASQTGNARRVAEQLRDDLQAAKLNVKLVNAGDYKFKQIGQEKLLVVVTSTQGEGDPPEEAVALHKFLMSKKAPKLDGAAFAVLGLGDTSYEFFSKAGKDFDSRLAELGAERLLDRVDADVDFAEAAANWRRALVEVLKQRVPSETPAQAMATATGSINEVHSSPYTKEAPLTASFAVNQKITGRNSDKDVRHIEIDLGDSGLRYQPGDALGVWYENDPELVAELLSLLWLKGDEPVQIDNETLPLSEALQKHFELTVNTAQIVEQYAALSRNDALLAMAGDKAKLQHYAQTFPIVDMVRNAPTELNAEQLTTLLRPLTPRLYSIASSQAENETEVHITVGAVRFDIDGRPRTGGASGYLADRLEEDAEIRVFIEHNDNFRLPANPDAPVIMIGPGTGIAPFRAFMQQRDNDGAGGKNWLFFGNPHFTEDFLYQVEWQQYVKDGLLTHIDLAWSRDQEQKVYVQDKIRAKGAEVWRWIEEGAHIYVCGDANRMAKDVEQALLDVVVEHGAMDRETADEFLSELRIERRYQRDVY, from the coding sequence ATGACGACTCAGGCACCCCCAGGTTCTCTGCTCCCGCTAAACCCGGAGCAACTTGCGCGATTACAGGCGGCAACGACTGATTTTTCTCCCACCCAACTGGCGTGGCTCTCTGGCTACTTCTGGGGAATGATCAATCAGACGCCCGGCAGCGTCGCGGCCAGCGCGCCAGCGGCGGCGGAGATCCCGGCGATTACGCTGATCTCGGCTTCGCAAACCGGCAATGCGCGCCGTGTCGCCGAGCAGCTGCGCGACGATCTGCAGGCGGCGAAGCTCAACGTTAAGCTGGTTAACGCTGGCGACTATAAGTTCAAGCAGATCGGCCAGGAGAAGCTGCTGGTGGTGGTTACCTCCACGCAGGGCGAAGGCGATCCGCCGGAAGAGGCGGTGGCGCTGCATAAATTCCTGATGTCGAAAAAAGCGCCGAAGCTGGATGGCGCCGCCTTTGCGGTGCTGGGCCTCGGCGATACCTCCTATGAATTCTTTAGCAAAGCTGGCAAAGACTTTGACAGCCGTCTGGCGGAGCTGGGGGCAGAGCGCCTGCTGGATCGCGTCGACGCCGATGTCGATTTCGCCGAAGCGGCCGCGAACTGGCGCCGTGCGCTGGTTGAGGTGCTGAAGCAGCGCGTGCCGAGTGAGACGCCCGCGCAGGCGATGGCGACCGCGACCGGCAGCATCAACGAAGTGCACAGCAGCCCCTACACCAAAGAGGCGCCGCTGACCGCCAGCTTTGCCGTGAACCAAAAAATTACCGGCCGCAACTCCGATAAAGACGTGCGCCATATTGAGATCGACCTGGGCGATTCTGGCTTACGCTATCAGCCGGGCGACGCGCTGGGCGTCTGGTATGAAAATGACCCGGAACTGGTCGCCGAGCTGCTGAGCCTGCTGTGGCTGAAAGGCGACGAGCCGGTACAGATCGACAACGAAACCCTGCCGCTTAGCGAGGCGCTGCAAAAGCACTTTGAGCTGACGGTTAACACCGCGCAAATCGTTGAGCAGTACGCCGCGCTGTCGCGCAACGACGCGCTGCTGGCAATGGCAGGCGACAAGGCGAAGCTGCAACACTATGCGCAGACCTTCCCCATCGTCGATATGGTGCGTAACGCGCCGACCGAACTCAACGCCGAGCAGCTGACCACGCTGCTGCGTCCGCTGACGCCGCGCCTCTACTCTATCGCCTCATCGCAGGCGGAGAACGAAACTGAAGTGCATATCACCGTCGGCGCGGTGCGCTTCGATATCGACGGCCGCCCCCGCACGGGCGGCGCTTCCGGCTACCTGGCTGATCGCCTGGAAGAGGATGCGGAGATCCGCGTCTTTATCGAGCATAACGATAATTTCCGTCTGCCCGCTAACCCGGACGCGCCGGTGATCATGATTGGCCCCGGCACCGGCATCGCGCCGTTCCGCGCCTTTATGCAGCAGCGCGACAACGACGGCGCAGGCGGCAAAAACTGGCTATTCTTCGGCAATCCACACTTTACGGAAGACTTCCTCTATCAGGTCGAGTGGCAGCAGTACGTGAAAGATGGCCTGCTGACCCATATCGACCTCGCCTGGTCACGCGACCAGGAGCAGAAGGTTTACGTACAGGATAAAATCCGCGCCAAAGGGGCGGAAGTGTGGCGCTGGATCGAAGAGGGCGCGCATATTTATGTCTGCGGCGACGCCAACCGTATGGCGAAAGACGTCGAGCAGGCGCTGCTGGATGTGGTGGTCGAACACGGCGCAATGGATCGTGAGACGGCCGACGAATTTTTAAGTGAGCTGCGCATCGAGCGCCGCTATCAGCGAGACGTTTATTAA
- the cysI gene encoding assimilatory sulfite reductase (NADPH) hemoprotein subunit, which translates to MSEKHPGPLVVEGKLVDAERLKKESNYLRGTILEDLDDGLTGGFNGDNFLLIRFHGMYQQDDRDIRAERAEQKLEPRHAMMLRCRLPGGIITPTQWLAIDKFATEKTLYGSIRLTNRQTFQFHGILKKNVKPSHQMLHEVGLDALATANDVNRNVLCTSNPVESELHQEAYEWAKKISEHLLPRTRAYAEIWWDKEKVATTDEEPILGETYLPRKFKTTVVIPPHNDVDLHANDLNFIAVAEKGKLIGFNLLVGGGLSIEHGNKATYARTASEIGYLPLSKTLEVAAAVVTTQRDWGNRTDRKNAKTKYTLERVGVETFKAEVEKRAGLTFEPIRPYEFTTRGDRIGWIKGIDNKWHLTLFIENGRLLDYPERPLKSGIAAIARVHQGDFRLTANQNLIVAGVPESEKAKIEAIAREHGLMESVTAQRENSMACVSFPTCPLAMAEAERFLPAFVTKVEEIMHGHGVGEEHIVLRVTGCPNGCGRAMLAEIGLVGKAPGRYNLHIGGNRIGTRIPRMYRENITESEILASIDELVGRWARERHGAEGFGDFTIRAGIIKPVVDPARDFWDSEAV; encoded by the coding sequence ATGAGCGAAAAACACCCTGGACCGCTGGTCGTTGAAGGCAAGCTGGTCGACGCCGAGCGTCTTAAAAAAGAGAGCAACTATTTACGCGGCACCATCCTCGAGGATCTGGATGATGGCCTGACCGGCGGCTTCAACGGCGATAACTTTCTGCTGATCCGCTTCCACGGCATGTACCAGCAGGACGATCGCGACATCCGTGCCGAGCGCGCCGAACAGAAGCTGGAGCCGCGTCACGCCATGATGCTGCGCTGCCGTCTGCCGGGCGGCATTATTACGCCGACGCAGTGGCTGGCGATCGATAAGTTCGCCACGGAAAAAACCCTGTACGGCAGCATCCGTCTGACCAACCGCCAGACCTTTCAGTTTCACGGCATTCTGAAGAAGAACGTTAAGCCGTCGCACCAGATGCTGCACGAAGTCGGGCTTGACGCGCTGGCGACCGCCAACGACGTTAACCGCAACGTGCTCTGTACCTCCAACCCGGTGGAGTCAGAGCTGCATCAGGAAGCCTACGAGTGGGCGAAGAAAATCTCCGAGCATCTGCTGCCGCGCACCCGTGCCTACGCTGAAATCTGGTGGGATAAAGAGAAGGTCGCTACCACCGACGAGGAGCCGATCCTCGGCGAGACCTATCTGCCGCGTAAGTTTAAAACCACGGTGGTGATCCCGCCGCATAACGATGTGGATCTGCACGCCAACGATCTTAACTTCATCGCGGTGGCGGAGAAGGGCAAGCTGATCGGCTTTAACCTGCTGGTGGGCGGTGGCCTGTCGATTGAACACGGCAACAAAGCGACCTATGCGCGCACCGCCAGCGAAATCGGCTATCTGCCGCTGAGCAAAACGCTGGAGGTCGCCGCGGCCGTTGTCACCACGCAGCGCGACTGGGGCAACCGTACCGATCGCAAAAACGCCAAAACCAAATATACGCTTGAGCGCGTTGGGGTCGAGACCTTTAAAGCGGAAGTGGAAAAGCGTGCCGGTTTAACCTTTGAACCGATCCGCCCCTACGAGTTCACCACCCGCGGCGACCGCATCGGCTGGATCAAGGGCATCGACAACAAGTGGCACCTGACGCTGTTTATCGAAAACGGTCGCCTGCTTGACTACCCGGAGCGTCCGCTGAAGAGCGGCATCGCGGCTATCGCGCGCGTGCATCAGGGCGACTTCCGCCTGACGGCCAACCAGAACCTGATCGTGGCCGGCGTGCCGGAGAGCGAGAAGGCGAAGATCGAGGCGATTGCGCGCGAGCATGGCCTGATGGAGAGCGTGACCGCGCAGCGCGAAAACTCGATGGCGTGCGTCTCCTTCCCGACCTGCCCGCTGGCGATGGCGGAAGCGGAGCGTTTTCTGCCCGCCTTTGTTACCAAAGTAGAAGAGATCATGCACGGCCACGGCGTGGGCGAAGAGCACATAGTGCTACGCGTCACCGGTTGTCCCAACGGCTGCGGCCGTGCCATGCTGGCGGAAATCGGGCTGGTGGGCAAAGCGCCAGGCCGTTACAACCTGCATATCGGCGGCAACCGCATCGGCACGCGCATTCCGCGCATGTACCGCGAGAACATCACCGAAAGCGAGATCCTTGCCAGCATTGACGAGCTGGTGGGACGCTGGGCGCGCGAGCGTCACGGCGCTGAGGGCTTCGGCGACTTCACGATCCGCGCGGGTATCATCAAGCCGGTTGTCGATCCGGCACGTGATTTCTGGGATTCGGAGGCAGTATGA
- a CDS encoding phosphoadenylyl-sulfate reductase, translating into MSQFDLAALSEMNKVERTLALASVNAQLEKSSAEARVSWTLENLPGAFVLSSSFGIQAAVSLHLVTRQMPDIPVILTDTGYLFPETYRFIDQLTDQLGLNLKVFRAETSAAWQEARYGKLWEQGVEGIEQYNQINKVEPMNRALQTLGAQTWFAGLRRDQSGSRANLPVLGVQRGVFKVLPIIDWDNRQIHHYLQQHNLKYHPLWDEGYLSVGDTHTTRKWEPGMAEEETRFFGLKRECGLHEG; encoded by the coding sequence ATGAGTCAGTTCGACCTCGCAGCACTGAGTGAAATGAACAAAGTCGAGCGCACGCTGGCGTTAGCGTCCGTCAATGCGCAGCTGGAGAAAAGCTCGGCGGAGGCGCGCGTCAGCTGGACGCTGGAGAACCTGCCGGGCGCCTTTGTGCTCTCGTCGAGTTTCGGCATTCAGGCGGCGGTGTCGCTGCATCTGGTCACGCGCCAGATGCCGGATATTCCGGTGATCCTCACCGATACCGGCTATCTCTTCCCGGAAACCTATCGCTTTATCGACCAGCTTACGGATCAGCTGGGCCTGAATCTGAAGGTGTTTCGCGCCGAAACCTCGGCGGCCTGGCAGGAAGCGCGCTACGGCAAGCTGTGGGAGCAGGGCGTGGAAGGCATTGAGCAGTACAACCAGATCAACAAGGTTGAGCCGATGAACCGCGCGCTGCAGACGCTGGGCGCGCAGACCTGGTTTGCCGGGCTGCGCCGCGATCAGTCCGGCAGTCGCGCTAATCTGCCGGTGCTTGGCGTGCAGCGCGGCGTCTTCAAGGTGCTGCCGATTATCGACTGGGATAACCGGCAGATTCATCACTATCTGCAGCAGCACAACCTTAAATACCATCCGCTGTGGGATGAGGGCTATTTGTCGGTGGGTGATACCCATACCACGCGCAAATGGGAGCCCGGCATGGCGGAAGAAGAGACGCGCTTCTTCGGACTGAAGCGCGAGTGCGGTCTGCACGAAGGGTAA
- a CDS encoding YciI family protein encodes MYIVSLSYFRPVEEVDALLEPHIQWLDRYFAAGVFLAAGRKEPRTGGIVLVKDIDRARLDTILAEDPFVAVANYEVTQVNMTRATDAFAALTGI; translated from the coding sequence ATGTATATCGTCTCGCTAAGCTATTTTCGCCCGGTCGAAGAGGTTGACGCCCTGCTGGAGCCGCATATTCAGTGGCTGGATCGCTATTTCGCGGCGGGGGTGTTTCTCGCGGCTGGTCGTAAGGAACCGCGTACCGGCGGCATTGTGCTGGTAAAAGATATCGATCGCGCCCGGCTGGATACCATCCTGGCGGAAGATCCTTTTGTCGCGGTGGCGAACTATGAGGTGACTCAGGTAAATATGACGCGGGCGACGGATGCCTTTGCCGCGCTGACGGGGATCTAA
- a CDS encoding aminopeptidase — MFAFLRLTALAALLNCGFALHAQAASVAPGAFAEQQLRHIATWFPGRMSGSPAEMMAADYLQQQFTALGFQSNTRQLNTGYRWREANGDLRWHKVTATSVIAARAGSAPQEILIVAHLDTWTPLSSREVEKNLGGLRLQGVDDNASGLGVMLELAQQLSRRPLHYGVRFVALSAGETAPGGMQDYVARMSEKEKKNTLLVVDLNSLITGDHLYFNSGSNTPRAVRKQTSERALRLAQQLGIPAASHQITARDYNGVNAFDKAGFPLLDVTASNWSLGGKDGAQQRSRSTHFPDGTTRHQTDRDNLSYLDRWLPGRISLRTRDSVKVLLPLLGELTNPKL, encoded by the coding sequence ATGTTTGCCTTTCTCCGCCTGACCGCGCTGGCTGCGCTGTTAAATTGCGGTTTTGCTCTGCACGCCCAGGCCGCCAGCGTTGCGCCCGGGGCATTTGCCGAGCAGCAGCTTCGCCATATTGCCACCTGGTTTCCTGGCCGCATGAGCGGCAGCCCGGCTGAAATGATGGCCGCCGACTACCTGCAGCAGCAGTTCACCGCGCTCGGTTTTCAGAGTAATACCCGCCAGCTCAATACCGGCTATCGCTGGCGCGAAGCCAACGGCGATCTGCGCTGGCACAAGGTCACAGCGACCTCGGTGATTGCCGCCCGCGCCGGCAGCGCGCCGCAGGAGATCCTGATCGTGGCGCATCTCGACACCTGGACCCCGCTCAGCAGCCGCGAGGTAGAGAAAAATCTCGGCGGCCTGCGCCTGCAGGGGGTCGACGACAACGCCTCAGGGCTGGGCGTGATGCTGGAGCTGGCGCAGCAGCTGAGCCGTCGGCCGCTGCACTACGGCGTGCGTTTCGTGGCCCTGAGCGCCGGCGAAACCGCGCCCGGCGGCATGCAGGATTACGTGGCGCGCATGAGCGAGAAAGAGAAAAAGAACACGCTGCTGGTGGTGGACCTTAACAGCCTGATCACCGGCGATCATCTCTATTTCAACAGCGGCAGCAATACGCCGCGCGCGGTGCGCAAGCAGACCAGCGAGCGCGCGCTGCGCCTGGCGCAGCAGCTCGGCATCCCCGCCGCCAGCCATCAGATAACCGCGCGCGACTATAACGGCGTCAATGCGTTCGATAAGGCGGGCTTTCCGCTGCTGGACGTGACGGCGAGTAACTGGTCGCTGGGCGGCAAAGATGGCGCGCAGCAGCGCAGCCGCTCGACGCACTTCCCGGACGGCACCACGCGCCATCAGACCGATCGCGATAATCTCAGCTATCTCGATCGCTGGCTGCCGGGCCGCATCTCGCTGCGCACGCGCGACAGCGTGAAGGTTCTGCTGCCGCTGCTGGGCGAACTGACCAACCCCAAACTGTAA